The following coding sequences lie in one Halorarum halophilum genomic window:
- a CDS encoding alpha/beta fold hydrolase — translation METVTSADGTAIAFERTGNGPPLVLVHGNGDVHEFWDLAGARLALAEHCTVYAIERRGRGESGDAAEYALDREAEDVAAVVDAIDEPVTLLGHSGGAVYSLEAALRSDNLHTLVLNEPPIAVDDHELDVEGLVELEKLLDDGENEQALVVFLREVAGISQAEIDEFRSEPMWQEMVAAANTLPRELRAIAEYEFDATRFADMTTPTLVLSGSESPQLFKDAAEAVDEALPNSRVTFLDGLAHEPMNTAPDRFVDEVLTFVRESN, via the coding sequence ATGGAGACAGTCACATCAGCAGACGGAACCGCAATCGCCTTCGAGCGGACGGGAAACGGACCACCGCTCGTGCTCGTGCATGGGAACGGCGATGTCCACGAGTTCTGGGACCTGGCTGGCGCCCGCCTCGCCCTCGCGGAGCACTGCACGGTCTACGCGATCGAGCGTCGTGGTCGCGGCGAGAGCGGCGACGCCGCCGAATACGCACTGGATCGGGAGGCCGAGGACGTGGCTGCGGTCGTCGATGCGATAGACGAACCGGTGACCCTGCTCGGTCATTCCGGGGGAGCCGTCTATTCGTTGGAGGCGGCCCTGCGATCGGACAATCTGCACACACTCGTCTTGAACGAACCCCCTATCGCTGTCGACGACCACGAACTCGACGTCGAGGGTCTCGTCGAATTGGAGAAGCTGCTGGACGACGGCGAGAACGAGCAAGCGCTCGTCGTGTTCCTGCGAGAAGTCGCCGGGATTTCGCAGGCGGAGATCGACGAGTTTCGCTCGGAACCGATGTGGCAAGAGATGGTTGCGGCGGCCAATACACTGCCCCGCGAACTGCGGGCGATCGCCGAGTACGAGTTCGACGCGACCCGGTTCGCGGACATGACCACCCCCACCCTGGTGTTGTCCGGCAGCGAGAGCCCCCAACTATTCAAAGATGCTGCGGAAGCGGTCGACGAGGCGCTCCCGAACAGCCGGGTCACGTTCCTCGACGGGCTCGCACACGAGCCGATGAACACCGCACCGGACCGCTTCGTCGACGAGGTGCTCACGTTCGTCCGTGAATCGAACTGA
- a CDS encoding aldo/keto reductase — translation MQTRALGETGHDSTITTFGAIALNWLEQEGADQMVELVLDYGVNHFDVAPTYGDAELKLGPKLRQHREEIFLGCKTQERGYEGARRKLDRSLDRLGVEHIDLYQVHGLEYEEELDTITGDDGALEAFWEAKEEGLVDHIGLTSHGDPRLILEAMDRIDDLETVMFPMNPVVAGKDDDEHDYGAVLDRANDEGIGTLGIKAFAKGPWPSTDELPEGDRPYSNWYEPVDTPDEIRERFDFAAEQGLTSVINPGDPKLVAMVLDAAERYDGMDEAAQRSLIERLRHEQSPVPEQLHH, via the coding sequence ATGCAGACGCGCGCCCTCGGCGAGACCGGTCACGACAGCACCATCACGACGTTCGGCGCCATCGCGCTCAACTGGCTCGAACAGGAGGGGGCGGACCAGATGGTCGAACTCGTGCTCGACTACGGCGTCAACCACTTCGACGTCGCCCCGACGTACGGGGACGCGGAACTCAAACTGGGGCCGAAGCTCCGCCAGCACCGCGAGGAGATCTTCCTCGGCTGCAAGACCCAGGAGCGCGGGTACGAGGGGGCCAGGCGGAAGCTCGATCGGTCGCTCGACCGCCTCGGCGTCGAGCACATCGACCTCTACCAGGTTCACGGGCTCGAGTACGAGGAGGAACTCGACACGATCACGGGCGACGACGGCGCGCTCGAGGCGTTCTGGGAGGCGAAGGAGGAGGGGCTCGTCGACCACATCGGGCTGACGAGCCACGGCGACCCGCGGCTCATCCTCGAGGCGATGGACCGCATCGACGACCTCGAGACCGTGATGTTCCCGATGAACCCGGTGGTCGCCGGGAAGGACGACGACGAGCACGATTACGGGGCGGTGCTCGACCGCGCGAACGACGAGGGAATCGGCACACTGGGCATCAAGGCCTTCGCGAAGGGACCCTGGCCCTCGACCGACGAACTCCCCGAGGGTGACCGACCCTACTCGAACTGGTACGAGCCCGTCGATACACCCGACGAGATCCGGGAACGGTTCGACTTCGCGGCCGAACAGGGGCTCACGAGCGTCATCAACCCCGGCGATCCGAAGCTGGTCGCGATGGTACTCGACGCGGCCGAGCGCTACGACGGGATGGACGAGGCGGCCCAGCGCTCCCTGATCGAGCGCCTCCGTCACGAGCAGAGCCCCGTCCCGGAGCAGCTCCACCACTGA